A part of Ammospiza caudacuta isolate bAmmCau1 chromosome 5, bAmmCau1.pri, whole genome shotgun sequence genomic DNA contains:
- the TCF20 gene encoding transcription factor 20 isoform X1, giving the protein MQSFREQSSYHGNQQSYPQEVHTSSRLEEFSPRQQAQMFQSFGGGAGSGRRGATGASTAMPGESSGHQSYQGFRKEAGEFYYMAANKDPVVSGGQQPPQRRPSGPVQSYGPPQGSSFGSQYGSEGHVGQFQTQHSTLGGVSHYQQDYTGPFSPGSAQYQQQASSQQQQVQQLRQQIYQSHQPLPQASSQSASSTSHLQPMQRPSTLPSSASGYQLRVGQFSQHYQPPSSSSSSSFPSPQRFGQSGQNYDGSYNVNSGSQYEGHAVGSNAQAYGTQSNYSFQTQPMKSFEQSKLPQSGQQGQQQQHPPQHVMQYSNAATKLSLQSQVGQYSQTEVPVRSPMQFHQNFSPISNPSPAASVVQSPSCSSTPSPLMPGGENLQCGQGNMSMGSRNRILQMMPQLSPTPSMMPSPNAHASGFKGFGLEGLQEKRLTDPGLSSLSALSSQVANLPNTVQHMLLSDALAPQKKSSKRSSSSKKADSCTNSEGSSQAEEQLKSPMAESLDGGCSSSSEDHGERVRQLSGQSTSSDTTYKGGNLERPNSSPAQGSQNEPSKLSSSPAAREDVASPDGKEAVVAVENAPKVNEKAVGVIVSREAMAGRVEKSGGQDKPAQDDASTASQAPASTSGAKEAGHAGTQQETQGGGKGSKSGDNTNHNGEGNSQPGHAVVGPNFPARTESSKSPGSLRYSYKDNIAPGIQRGIGGFPQYPSGQEKGDFPGHSERKGRNEKFPSLLQEVLQGYHHHPDRRYSRNAQEHSGMAGSLEGAMRPNVLISQTNELTNRGLLNKSMGSLLEGPHWGPWDRKSSSAAPDMKQINLADYPIARKFDVESQSAAHEAGALSERRSVICDISPLRQLVRDPGPHPIGHMGPEARSGRSERLAPGLSQSVILPGGLVSMETKMKAHSGQIKEEDFEQSKSSASLNNKKTGDHCHPAGIKHESFRGNASPGAAVSDAAPDYMPQQDTRSTQMRRGPGRTGRGKSPSQYQDLADKLKMSPGRSRGPGADLHHMNPHMTLSERVSRGSLHSVYPQNSEGPSLASAYHTNARPHAFGDPNQSLNSQYHYKRQIYQQQQEEYKDWASSAAQGVIAAAQHRQEGARKSPRQQQFLERVRSPLKNDKDGMMYLQGSSYHDTGSQEAGRCVMGSDSTQSKCAELKHGSQKLQHHESGWDLSRQTSPAKSSGPLGAANQKRFCPQESDGHRREESTDLPKPSNAMLRLPGQEDQSPQNPLIMRRRVRSFISPIPTKRQPHDMKNSGSDDKGRLMTSAKEGADKTYNSYAHSSQSQDAGKSVAKGDSFKDLPSPDNRNCPAVSLTSPAKTKILPPRKGRGLKLEAIVQKITSPNIRRSVSTNSAETGPDTVTLDDILSLKSGPEGGNVAGHGPEAEKRKGEIPDQVGPASQDTSGEKTVPRSSEEWQSSEDDKNKKEVPETTSIGKEGGGSSAVPPPSQKSGGQGRSDGSVSGAGTLTFSDSKTISPSSVFISEPNPKSEEKDGDVTNISPKPDGFPPKGYFPSGKKKGRPIGSVNKQKKQQQQQQLPVPPPPPPAPSQPAEGVGAGEPKPKRQRRERRKPAAQPRKRKPRRAAPIVEPQEPEIKLKYATQSVDKTDSKNKSFFPYIHVVNKCELGAVCTIINAEEEEQNKLVRGRKGQRSSTPPPSNAESKVLPTSTFMLQGPVVTESSVLGHLVCCLCGKWASYRNMGDLFGPFYPQDYAATLPKNPPPKRATEMQSKVKVRHKSASNGSKTDTEEEEEQQQQKEQRSLAAHPRFKRRHRSEDCGGASRSLSRGASCKKASADGGSAGEKTPLDSKPSMPTSEGGTELELQIPELPLDSNEFWVHEGCILWANGIYLVCGRLYGLQEAVEIAREMKCSHCQEPGATLGCYNKGCSFRYHYPCAIDADCLLNEENFSVRCPKHKPLLPCSLPSLQNKMVKGSLSTEQSERG; this is encoded by the coding sequence ATGCAGTCCTTTCGGGAGCAAAGTAGTTATCACGGAAACCAGCAGAGCTACCCGCAGGAAGTGCACACTTCATCCCGACTGGAAGAGTTCAGCCCCCGCCAGCAGGCCCAGATGTTCCAGAGCTTTGGAGGAGGTGCTGGCAGTGGACGTCGTGGAGCAACAGGAGCCTCTACAGCAATGCCTGGTGAGAGCTCTGGCCATCAGAGCTACCAAGGTTTCAGAAAAGAAGCAGGAGAGTTTTACTATATGGCTGCCAACAAAGATCCAGTGGTATCAGGAGGGCAGCAGCCGCCTCAGCGCAGGCCTTCTGGACCAGTACAGAGCTATGGGCCCCCTCAAGGGAGTAGCTTTGGGAGTCAGTATGGGAGTGAGGGACATGTGGGCCAGTTCCAAACACAGCACTCAACCCTTGGGGGTGTATCCCACTATCAACAGGATTATACTGGTCCTTTTTCTCCAGGGAGTGCCCAGTATCAGCAGCAGGCTTctagccagcagcagcaggtgcagcaGCTGAGACAGCAGATCTATCAATCTCATCAGCCTTTACCCCAGGCTTCCAGCCAGTCTGCTTCTAGCACCTCACACTTGCAGCCAATGCAGCGTCCATCCACCCTGCCTTCCTCTGCTTCAGGCTACCAGTTACGAGTGGGTCAGTTCAGCCAACACTATCAGCCACCTTcgtcatcctcctcctcctctttcccttccccacagcGTTTTGGCCAGTCAGGACAGAATTATGACGGAAGCTACAACGTGAATTCTGGGTCGCAGTACGAAGGCCATGCTGTGGGTTCCAATGCACAGGCCTATGGCACCCAGTCAAACTACAGCTTTCAGACTCAACCGATGAAAAGCTTTGAGCAGTCTAAGCTGCCCCAGagtgggcagcaggggcagcagcaacagcaccCACCTCAGCACGTAATGCAGTATTCAAATGCTGCCACCAAACTCTCTCTTCAAAGTCAAGTGGGACAGTACAGCCAGACTGAAGTTCCTGTAAGATCACCGATGCAGTTCCACCAAAACTTCAGTCCAATCTCTaatccatctcctgctgcatcTGTGGTTCAGTCTCCAAGCTGCAGCTCTACCCCTTCTCCACTCATGCCAGGTGGAGAAAATCTCCAGTGTGGGCAGGGCAACATGTCCATGGGTTCTCGAAACCGGATCCTGCAGATGATGCCTCAGCTTAGTCCTACACCATCTATGATGCCAAGCCCCAATGCTCATGCAAGTGGATTCAAGGGGTTTGGACTGGAAGGACTGCAGGAAAAAAGGCTCACAGATCCAGGACTCAGCAGCCTGAGTGCTCTAAGTTCTCAAGTTGCCAATCTGCCCAACACAGTCCAGCACATGTTGCTCTCAGATGCCTTGGCACCTCAGAAAAAAAGTTCCAAAAGATCATCCTCTTCCAAGAAGGCTGACAGCTGCACCAACTCAGAAGGCTCCTCCCAGGCTGAGGAGCAACTCAAGTCTCCCATGGCAGAGTCCCTAGATGGTGGCTGTTCCAGTAGTTCAGAGGATCATGGGGAAAGGGTGAGACAGCTGAGTGGCCAGAGTACCAGCTCAGACACCACTTACAAAGGGGGTAATTTAGAGAGACCCAACTCCTCACCAGCACAAGGTTCTCAGAATGAGCCGTCAAAACTCAGCAGCAGTCCTGCAGCTAGGGAGGATGTGGCTTCCCCTGATGGGAAGGAAGCTGTGGTGGCTGTGGAAAATGCCCCAAAAGTGAATGAAAAGGCAGTTGGGGTGATTGTGTCCCGGGAAGCCATGGCAGGAAGAGTAGAAAAGTCAGGTGGACAAGATAAACCTGCACAAGATGATGCTTCCACAGCCTCTCAAGCACCAGCTAGCACTAGTGGAGCAAAAGAAGCTGGGcatgcagggacacagcaaGAGACTCAAGGAGGAGGTAAAGGGAGCAAAAGTGGCGATAACACTAACCATAATGGGGAGGGGAACAGCCAGCCTGGTCATGCAGTTGTTGGGCCAAATTTTCCTGCAAGAACAGAATCTTCCAAGTCTCCTGGCAGTTTAAGATACAGCTACAAGGATAATATAGCACCTGGTATACAGAGAGGTATTGGTGGCTTTCCACAGTATCCATCTGGTCAAGAAAAGGGAGATTTTCCAGGGCATAGTGAGCGCAAAGGCCGTAATGAGAAGTTTCCTAGCCTCCTCCAAGAGGTTTTACAGGGGTACCACCATCATCCAGACAGAAGGTACTCTAGGAATGCGCAGGAGCATTCTGGGATGGCTGGGAGTTTGGAGGGAGCCATGAGACCCAATGTTTTAATTAGTCAAACCAATGAATTGACCAATAGAGGCCTCTTAAACAAAAGCATGGGGTCCCTCCTAGAGGGCCCTCACTGGGGTCCCTGGGATAGGAAGTCTAGCAGTGCAGCTCCAGACATGAAGCAGATAAATTTAGCTGATTACCCTATTGCTAGAAAGTTCGATGTGGAGTCTCAGTCTGCTGCCCATGAGGCAGGAGCACTCTCAGAGAGGAGATCAGTGATCTGTGACATATCCCCATTAAGGCAACTTGTAAGAGATCCTGGCCCTCACCCCATAGGGCACATGGGTCCTGAGGCCAGAAGCGGAAGGAGTGAACGTCTTGCCCCTGGCTTGAGCCAGTCAGTAATACTCCCTGGTGGTTTAGTATCCATGGAAACAAAGATGAAAGCTCACAGTGGGCAAATAAAGGAAGAAGATTTTGAGCAGTCAAAGAGCTCAGCTAGTCTCAACAATAAAAAAACAGGAGACCATTGTCATCCTGCTGGCATCAAGCATGAATCTTTTCGAGGCAatgccagccctggagctgcagtctCTGATGCTGCTCCAGACTACATGCCCCAGCAGGACACCAGATCGACACAGATGAGACGAGGACCTGGCAGAACTGGAAGGGGTAAATCACCCTCTCAATATCAGGATCTTGCTGATAAGCTGAAAATGTCACCAGGCAGAAGCAGAGGCCCAGGTGCAGATCTGCATCACATGAACCCACACATGACACTATCTGAAAGAGTTAGCAGGGGTTCCTTGCATTCTGTCTACCCTCAGAATTCAGAAGGCCCATCTCTGGCTTCAGCATATCACACCAATGCTAGGCCTCATGCTTTTGGTGACCCCAACCAGAGTCTGAATTCCCAGTATCATTACAAGAGACAGATATACCAGCAACAGCAAGAAGAATACAAAGACTGGGCAAGCAGTGCTGCTCAGGGTGTgattgctgcagctcagcacaggcaggaaggAGCAAGGAAGAGCCCAAGACAGCAGCAGTTTCTGGAAAGAGTAAGGAGTCCCTTAAAAAATGACAAGGATGGAATGATGTACCTTCAAGGTAGCTCTTACCATGATACTGGAAGCCAGGAAGCTGGGCGCTGTGTCATGGGGAGTGACAGTACTCAGAGCAAATGCGCCGAACTGAAACATGGCAGCCAGAAGTTGCAGCATCATGAATCTGGTTGGGACCTCTCTCGGCAAACTTCTCCTGCCAAAAGCAGCGGCCCTCTTGGAGCAGCCAACCAAAAAAGATTTTGCCCTCAAGAGAGCGATGGGCATCGACGAGAGGAATCTACAGATTTGCCCAAGCCTAGTAATGCTATGCTTaggctccctggccaggaggACCAGTCTCCACAAAACCCATTAATTATGAGGAGGAGGGTCCGTTCTTTCATCTCTCCTATCCCTACCAAAAGACAGCCACACGATATGAAGAACAGTGGCAGTGACGATAAGGGGCGACTGATGACTTCAGCAAAAGAAGGAGCTGATAAAACATACAACTCCTATGCTCATTCATCTCAAAGCCAAGATGCTGGCAAATCAGTTGCAAAGGGAGATTCCTTCAAGGACCTGCCAAGTCCTGATAATAGGAATTGTCCTGCTGTTTCCCTCACAAGCCCGGCAAAGACCAAAATATTGCCCCCAAGAAAGGGGCGAGGATTAAAACTGGAAGCTATTGTTCAGAAAATTACATCTCCCAATATTAGGAGAAGCGTTTCTACCAACAGTGCTGAAACTGGTCCAGATACTGTCACTCTTGATGACATCCTGTCCCTCAAGAGTGGGCCTGAAGGAGGAAATGTGGCTGGACATGGACCAGAGgctgagaaaagaaaaggagagataCCAGATCAAGTGGGGCCAGCAAGCCAGGATACAAGTGGTGAAAAAACTGTTCCAAGATCTTCAGAAGAGTGGCAAAGCAGCGAGGatgataaaaacaaaaaagaggtCCCTGAAACCACCAGTATTGGCAAAGAGGGAGGAGGATCCAGTGCAGTACCACCACCTTCTCAGAAGTCAGGTGGTCAGGGAAGGTCTGATGGATCTGTAAGTGGAGCTGGAACTCTGACGTTTTCTGACTCAAAAACAATCTCCCCTTCCAGTGTGTTCATTTCTGAACCAAATCCAAAGTCTGAGGAAAAAGATGGAGATGTGACAAATATTTCACCCAAGCCAGATGGTTTCCCTCCAAAGGGATATTTCccctctggaaagaaaaaagggaggcCAATTGGGAGTGTGAACaagcagaagaagcagcagcaacagcagcagctgcctgtgcccccGCCTCCCCCGCCAGCACCATCACAGCCTGCAGAAGGGGTGGGTGCTGGTGAGCCAAAGCCCAAGAGGCAAAGGAGGGAGAGGCGAaaacctgcagcacagccacggAAGCGGAAGCCTAGACGGGCTGCTCCAATCGTGGAGCCTCAAGAACCAGAGATCAAGCTTAAATATGCTACCCAGTCTGTAGATAAAACTGACTCCAAGAATAAGTCCTTTTTCCCTTATATTCATGTGGTAAACAAGTGTGAATTAGGCGCTGTGTGCACAATCATAAATgcggaggaagaggagcagaacAAATTGGTGAGGGGTCGGAAAGGACAGAGGTCTTCAACACCCCCTCCCAGCAATGCAGAGAGCAAAGTGCTGCCCACCTCAACTTTCATGCTGCAAGGCCCTGTAGTAACGGAGTCTTCTGTCTTGGGGCATCTGGTTTGCTGCCTGTGTGGCAAATGGGCCAGCTATCGTAACATGGGTGACCTCTTTGGTCCTTTCTACCCCCAGGATTATGCAGCTACCCTGCCCAAGAATCCACCTCCAAAGAGGGCCACAGAAATGCAGAGCAAGGTCAAGGTACGGCACAAAAGTGCTTCTAATGGTTCCAAGACAGATactgaagaggaggaggaacagCAACAACAGAAGGAACAAAGAAGCCTGGCTGCTCATCCCCGCTTTAAGAGGCGGCACCGCTCTGAGGACTGTGGCGGAGCCTCTCGGTCACTTTCAAGGGGAGCTTCTTGTAAAAAAGCATCCGCTgatggtggcagtgctggtgaaAAGACTCCTTTGGACTCAAAACCATCTATGCCCACTTCAGAAGGTGGCACTGAGCTGGAGTTACAAATTCCTGAACTACCTCTTGACAGCAATGAATTTTGGGTCCATGAGGGTTGTATTCTCTGGGCCAATGGGATCTACCTGGTCTGTGGCAGGCTCTATGGGCTGCAGGAAGCTGTGGAGATTGCGAGAGAGATG